One part of the Hyphomicrobiales bacterium genome encodes these proteins:
- a CDS encoding sugar ABC transporter permease — protein sequence MQGDAVRHDRVKYAFIWPAFIIVLVITIFPLIYALTVSFQSVRLVPPLPPRFVGVDNYADILSSSRFWGSTWTTATIVFVSVAFQYALGFLLALALHHNVRGSSLYRVVFLLPMFIAPVCVALIARMVFHPYLGPVNDAMVGLGFGNLPFLTEPGLAIMVLISIETWQWTPFVTLLMLAGLQSMPSEVFEAARVDDIGPWRRFWDLTFPMLLPLSVAVIFIRLIEGFKVIDTVFVLTGGGPGTATETLTLFAYNEGFKKFNLGMTSALSFVFLIVVIIFGTIYLAAARRLMKRYA from the coding sequence ATGCAGGGGGATGCGGTCAGGCACGATCGGGTGAAGTACGCCTTCATCTGGCCTGCGTTTATCATCGTCCTGGTGATAACGATCTTTCCGCTGATTTATGCGCTGACCGTCAGCTTCCAGTCGGTGCGCTTGGTGCCGCCGCTCCCGCCGCGCTTTGTCGGCGTCGATAACTATGCCGACATCCTATCCTCCTCGCGCTTTTGGGGCTCGACTTGGACTACGGCGACGATCGTCTTTGTGTCCGTTGCTTTCCAATACGCGCTCGGCTTTTTGCTGGCGCTAGCACTGCACCACAATGTGCGCGGCTCTTCGCTCTATCGGGTCGTGTTTTTGCTCCCGATGTTCATTGCTCCGGTGTGCGTCGCGCTCATCGCGCGCATGGTGTTCCATCCCTATTTGGGGCCGGTGAACGACGCGATGGTTGGTTTGGGCTTTGGTAATTTGCCCTTCCTCACAGAGCCTGGGCTGGCGATCATGGTGCTGATTTCCATCGAGACTTGGCAGTGGACACCTTTTGTCACGCTGCTGATGCTGGCTGGATTGCAGAGCATGCCCAGTGAAGTTTTTGAGGCGGCGCGTGTAGACGATATCGGCCCTTGGCGGCGGTTCTGGGATTTGACGTTCCCCATGCTTTTGCCGCTGTCGGTTGCAGTGATTTTCATCCGCTTGATTGAGGGCTTCAAGGTCATCGACACGGTGTTTGTGCTGACCGGGGGCGGACCAGGAACGGCGACCGAAACGCTGACCCTTTTCGCCTACAATGAGGGCTTCAAGAAATTCAATCTGGGCATGACGTCGGCGCTCTCCTTCGTTTTCCTCATCGTCGTTATCATCTTCGGCACGATCTATCTCGCAGCCGCGCGTCGCCTGATGAAGAGGTACGCGTGA
- a CDS encoding shikimate dehydrogenase, which translates to MMTYDPATKPTFYFIGVTTAKSSIMKVFPKWAEHLSLGDVAMRGIDFVPHDKPERYREMVAFLKADPLSLGALVTTHKLDLFEACRDQFDEIDPLATMMAETSCLSKRDGRLICHAKDPISSGLSLDGFLPPNHFAYTGAEVFSMGAGGSTIALTWHLMQASRGSNRPSRIVVSNRSQPRLDHIRAIHEGLRSNIPVDYVLAPKPEDNDAILAGLKPGSLVINATGLGKDAPGSPLTNEAQFPPDGVVWELNYRGDLVFLDQANAQASARNLQVEDGWTYFIHGWTQVIAEVFDITIPTSGPAFDRIAAIAAEATGRPQQAAAHHAG; encoded by the coding sequence CTGATGACCTACGATCCGGCGACCAAACCCACCTTCTATTTCATTGGTGTGACCACGGCGAAATCCTCGATCATGAAGGTGTTCCCCAAATGGGCTGAGCACCTTAGCCTCGGAGATGTTGCCATGCGCGGGATTGATTTCGTGCCGCACGACAAGCCCGAGCGATACCGCGAAATGGTCGCCTTCCTGAAGGCAGATCCCCTCTCCCTTGGCGCACTGGTCACGACCCACAAGCTGGACTTGTTCGAAGCCTGCCGCGACCAGTTCGATGAGATCGACCCGCTCGCCACCATGATGGCGGAAACCAGCTGCCTTTCGAAGCGCGATGGCCGGCTCATTTGCCATGCCAAGGACCCGATTTCCTCAGGCCTTTCGCTGGACGGGTTTTTACCACCCAACCATTTTGCTTATACCGGCGCGGAGGTTTTCAGCATGGGTGCCGGTGGCTCGACCATCGCGTTGACCTGGCATCTCATGCAGGCCTCGCGCGGGTCCAACCGGCCGTCTCGCATTGTTGTTTCCAACCGCTCGCAGCCGCGCCTTGATCATATCCGCGCGATCCATGAAGGCCTCCGCAGCAACATTCCCGTCGACTATGTCCTGGCACCCAAACCGGAAGACAATGATGCGATCCTGGCCGGCCTTAAACCCGGCAGCCTGGTCATCAACGCGACCGGCCTTGGCAAGGATGCGCCGGGGTCACCGCTGACCAACGAAGCGCAGTTTCCGCCGGACGGTGTCGTCTGGGAGCTCAACTATCGTGGCGATCTGGTCTTCCTCGATCAAGCGAACGCCCAAGCCAGCGCGCGCAACCTTCAGGTCGAAGACGGATGGACCTACTTCATCCATGGCTGGACGCAGGTGATCGCCGAGGTTTTTGACATCACCATTCCAACCTCTGGGCCCGCCTTCGACCGGATTGCCGCCATCGCCGCGGAGGCGACGGGACGACCCCAACAGGCAGCAGCGCATCATGCAGGTTAG
- a CDS encoding MBL fold metallo-hydrolase, translating into MQVRREQGFPQKGERALFWLGQAGFWFDTGDHRILIDPYLSDSLAKKYAGQVNDHQRMMPPPITPHELPEPDLVLVTHAHTDHMDPETLGPLATRFPDLPFVVPRAKLAVARERIGTDANLVSASDGQTLSPLPGLTLHVLPAAHETLDRDSEGNAHFLGYIIKAGGVTLYHSGDTIPFDGLSEAIGAIAPNVALLPVNGRDAVRLASGIPGNFTLEEAITLCQDASIPWLVPHHFGMFAFNTLSEEAIDAAAAKTSKPYITKAVVGERLLLDLA; encoded by the coding sequence ATGCAGGTTAGGCGCGAGCAGGGCTTCCCACAGAAGGGAGAGCGCGCCCTGTTCTGGCTCGGCCAGGCCGGCTTCTGGTTTGACACCGGCGATCATCGCATCCTCATCGATCCCTATCTCTCGGACAGCCTTGCCAAGAAATATGCCGGGCAAGTCAATGATCACCAACGCATGATGCCGCCGCCGATCACGCCACATGAATTACCCGAGCCGGACCTTGTGCTCGTCACTCATGCCCATACCGATCATATGGATCCCGAAACGCTCGGGCCACTCGCCACGCGTTTTCCAGATCTTCCGTTTGTGGTCCCGCGCGCCAAGCTGGCCGTCGCACGCGAGCGTATTGGAACAGATGCCAACCTCGTCAGCGCCAGCGACGGTCAGACGCTCTCACCGCTTCCTGGTTTGACGCTTCATGTGCTGCCCGCTGCCCATGAAACACTCGACCGCGACAGCGAGGGCAACGCCCACTTCTTGGGGTACATCATCAAAGCTGGCGGCGTTACGCTCTACCATTCCGGCGACACCATCCCGTTCGATGGATTGTCGGAGGCCATTGGGGCTATCGCACCGAACGTCGCCCTGCTTCCGGTGAATGGTCGCGATGCGGTGCGATTAGCATCCGGTATCCCAGGCAATTTCACACTGGAAGAAGCCATCACCCTTTGCCAGGATGCGAGCATCCCATGGCTCGTTCCGCATCATTTCGGCATGTTTGCCTTCAACACGTTGAGCGAAGAGGCGATCGACGCGGCAGCCGCCAAGACCAGCAAGCCGTACATCACCAAGGCAGTGGTTGGCGAAAGGCTCCTGCTTGACCTCGCCTAA
- a CDS encoding dehydrogenase — protein MPKQLLVDPQETRQSGALSLSPIPVHAYHTSLETEREARGDGALRQALRDMMVVREFETMLASFKGTGAYQGIDYLYKGPAHLSIGQEAAAVGAAMALKADDYILGSHRSHGEFIAKGLAAIAELDNAALSGILDTYEGGKLRDTVAKHVGGTDKTLGQNVLLFGLLAEIFMRENGFNGGMGGSMHAFFPPFGAYPNNAIVGASAGIATGAALRRKLAQDDGIVVANAGDGSTGCGPVWEAMNFAAMSQYDTLWEDAYMGGLPVLFFFTNNFYAMGGQTKGETMGWERLARIGAGVNPAQMHAETVDGSNPLAVADAVARKRQLLLERKGPALLDVECYRLVGHSTTDANAYRTRDEIKLWTEQDPIGQFAATLTAAGILSDADVESMREGVAEQILAVTRAAVDPKIAPPVDVEGQPTRIGQLMFSGTEIPVPSTPVPLLKPIEEAAAFRQLGRKARFGLDAEGKALSGLKTVTLRDGLTEAVLHHLTNDESLVAYGEECREWGGAFGVYRGLSDILPHHRLFNSPISEAAIVATAVGHALAGGRSLVELMYGDFIGRAGDEIFNQLSKWQAMSAGLLTMPVVLRASVGSKYGAQHSQDWTSLIAHIPGLKVVYPATPYDAKGLMASALSSNDPVVFFESQRLYDQIETFQKDGVPTDYYRIPLGEPDIKRQGNDVTVLTIGPSLYPALAAADELADVDIEAEIIDARSLVPFNYDALLASVKKTGHLLIVSEASERGSFAMTISTNVTRFGFADLKAPPRVLGCPNWIVPGADMETTYFPQAHDIIDVVTGEFFPSKRTNQRGVRTWDDLNLARQAL, from the coding sequence ATGCCCAAACAATTGCTCGTCGATCCGCAGGAAACCCGCCAATCCGGCGCGCTTTCTCTTTCACCGATCCCAGTCCATGCCTACCACACCAGCCTGGAAACCGAGCGCGAGGCCCGTGGCGATGGCGCTCTGCGCCAGGCCCTGCGCGACATGATGGTGGTCCGCGAGTTCGAGACGATGCTCGCATCCTTCAAGGGCACCGGCGCCTATCAGGGGATCGACTATCTCTACAAAGGCCCGGCACACCTTTCGATCGGCCAGGAAGCCGCCGCCGTTGGCGCGGCGATGGCGCTCAAGGCGGACGATTACATTCTTGGCTCCCACCGCAGCCATGGCGAGTTCATTGCCAAAGGTCTGGCCGCAATAGCCGAGCTGGACAACGCGGCTTTGTCGGGCATCCTCGATACCTATGAGGGTGGCAAGCTGCGCGACACCGTCGCCAAGCATGTCGGCGGCACCGACAAGACGCTTGGCCAAAACGTTCTGCTTTTCGGCTTGCTCGCAGAAATTTTCATGCGCGAGAACGGTTTCAATGGCGGCATGGGCGGCTCGATGCACGCCTTCTTCCCGCCCTTTGGAGCCTATCCCAACAACGCGATCGTCGGCGCCAGCGCTGGTATTGCAACCGGCGCGGCGCTGCGTCGCAAACTGGCCCAGGATGATGGCATCGTCGTTGCAAATGCGGGCGATGGATCGACCGGCTGCGGCCCGGTCTGGGAGGCGATGAACTTCGCTGCCATGTCGCAATACGACACCCTTTGGGAAGACGCCTACATGGGCGGCCTGCCGGTGCTTTTCTTCTTCACCAACAACTTCTATGCCATGGGCGGCCAGACCAAGGGCGAGACCATGGGCTGGGAGCGCCTTGCCCGCATAGGCGCAGGCGTGAACCCGGCGCAAATGCACGCCGAAACAGTGGACGGATCGAACCCGCTGGCCGTCGCCGACGCCGTGGCCCGCAAGCGTCAACTTCTCTTAGAGCGCAAAGGCCCTGCCCTGTTGGATGTGGAATGCTACCGGTTGGTCGGCCACTCCACCACCGACGCCAACGCCTATCGCACACGCGATGAGATCAAGCTTTGGACCGAGCAGGATCCGATCGGCCAATTTGCGGCTACCTTGACGGCGGCGGGCATCCTGTCTGACGCAGACGTGGAAAGCATGCGCGAAGGCGTTGCCGAACAGATCTTGGCTGTCACCCGCGCCGCCGTCGATCCAAAGATCGCCCCACCCGTGGACGTGGAAGGGCAGCCGACACGCATCGGTCAGCTGATGTTTTCCGGCACCGAGATACCCGTGCCTTCAACACCAGTGCCACTGCTCAAGCCGATTGAAGAAGCCGCCGCTTTCCGCCAATTGGGTCGCAAAGCGCGCTTTGGCCTGGATGCCGAGGGCAAAGCTCTATCCGGCCTTAAGACGGTGACCCTTAGAGACGGTCTGACCGAAGCTGTGCTTCATCATTTGACCAATGATGAGAGCCTTGTTGCCTATGGCGAAGAATGTCGCGAATGGGGTGGTGCCTTTGGGGTCTATCGCGGCCTCAGCGATATTCTCCCCCATCATCGTCTGTTCAATTCTCCGATCTCCGAGGCCGCGATCGTCGCCACCGCTGTCGGTCACGCGCTCGCCGGGGGACGCAGCCTGGTGGAACTGATGTATGGCGATTTCATCGGTCGCGCCGGCGATGAAATCTTCAACCAGCTTTCCAAATGGCAGGCGATGTCCGCCGGACTGCTCACCATGCCGGTGGTTCTGCGCGCTTCGGTGGGTTCGAAATATGGTGCCCAGCACTCTCAGGATTGGACGTCGCTCATCGCCCATATTCCAGGTCTTAAAGTCGTTTACCCCGCCACCCCCTATGACGCGAAAGGGTTGATGGCCTCTGCCCTCTCATCCAACGACCCTGTCGTCTTCTTTGAAAGCCAGCGGCTCTACGATCAGATCGAAACCTTCCAGAAAGACGGCGTTCCGACGGATTATTACCGCATCCCGCTGGGCGAACCGGACATCAAGCGCCAAGGCAATGATGTCACCGTGCTCACCATCGGTCCTTCGCTCTATCCAGCACTAGCAGCCGCTGATGAACTGGCTGACGTTGACATCGAAGCGGAAATCATCGACGCGCGCTCATTGGTGCCGTTCAACTATGATGCTCTGCTCGCCTCGGTGAAAAAGACTGGCCATCTGCTTATCGTGTCAGAAGCCTCTGAACGCGGCAGCTTCGCGATGACCATCTCCACCAACGTGACCCGCTTCGGCTTTGCTGACCTGAAAGCGCCGCCACGCGTGCTTGGTTGCCCGAACTGGATCGTGCCGGGCGCTGATATGGAAACCACCTATTTCCCACAGGCACACGACATCATCGACGTGGTGACAGGCGAATTCTTCCCGTCCAAACGCACCAACCAACGTGGCGTGCGTACATGGGATGATCTCAACCTTGCCCGCCAGGCTCTTTAA
- a CDS encoding carbohydrate ABC transporter permease, whose translation MENRTLRTIGLVGCLVWLFFSFFPLYWVFVTAFKPPLAVSQGATYIPFVDFQPTLQAFRDAFSGIRGDFYGPIMASVMISLVATVLSVFLGSMAAYALVRFEFRIRLMSGLAFGVISIGGFVLLNSTFDIDVPYALLIVLVLALVVSIWMNRFRLPGPVLGNNDVTFWFVSQRMFPPIVSAFALFLLYAEVGRAGFPLLDSFFGMVLAYTAFGLPFAVWLMRDFFSTVPVEVEEAAQVDNIGRMRIFIQIVLPMSLPGLLATSMIVLAFIWNEFLFALLLTSGDWQTLPILLAGQQSSRGDEWWAISVAALIAIIPMVVIAAILGRMMRSGLLSGSIK comes from the coding sequence ATGGAGAACCGCACGCTGCGCACCATCGGTCTTGTGGGCTGTCTGGTTTGGCTCTTTTTCTCGTTCTTCCCGCTTTATTGGGTGTTCGTGACGGCGTTTAAACCGCCGCTCGCGGTCTCGCAGGGCGCGACTTACATTCCGTTCGTCGATTTCCAGCCGACCTTGCAGGCATTTCGCGATGCGTTTTCCGGCATTCGCGGTGACTTTTACGGGCCGATCATGGCCTCGGTGATGATCTCGCTTGTGGCCACCGTGCTCTCGGTCTTTCTCGGTTCCATGGCGGCCTATGCGCTGGTGCGGTTCGAATTTCGCATCCGCCTGATGTCGGGCCTGGCGTTCGGCGTCATCTCGATCGGCGGTTTTGTGCTGCTCAACAGCACCTTTGACATCGACGTGCCCTATGCCCTTCTGATTGTGCTGGTGCTGGCGCTGGTCGTTTCCATCTGGATGAACCGGTTTCGCCTGCCTGGGCCGGTGCTTGGCAACAATGACGTGACCTTCTGGTTCGTCTCTCAGCGCATGTTCCCGCCCATTGTGTCGGCGTTTGCACTGTTTCTTCTTTATGCCGAAGTGGGTCGGGCGGGTTTCCCACTGCTCGACAGTTTCTTCGGCATGGTGCTCGCCTACACCGCTTTCGGGCTGCCCTTCGCGGTGTGGTTGATGCGCGATTTTTTCTCTACCGTTCCTGTCGAGGTGGAGGAAGCGGCACAGGTCGATAATATCGGCCGTATGCGCATCTTCATTCAGATCGTGCTGCCGATGTCGCTGCCTGGACTGCTCGCGACATCGATGATCGTGCTTGCCTTCATCTGGAACGAGTTTCTGTTTGCCCTGCTGCTCACCTCCGGTGACTGGCAGACCCTGCCCATCCTTCTTGCCGGTCAGCAATCGAGCCGCGGTGATGAGTGGTGGGCGATCTCCGTTGCGGCGCTGATTGCCATCATTCCGATGGTTGTGATCGCAGCGATCTTGGGCCGGATGATGCGATCTGGCCTTCTCTCAGGTTCAATCAAATAA
- a CDS encoding glucose-6-phosphate isomerase — MLVAPSAHTIDPSTGALAAHTGRYQKNLSDLQGIYADGEAFERTLKDYGDRVVYTVEDVRPEASSGDLIFGTTFMEPGRIENEFFMTRGHIHATANRPETYYGESGEGLMLMESPDGQVSILEVRPKTMVYVPPLWIHRSVNTGSAPLVMSFCYPVDSGQDYDVIAKSGGMAVRIIADGDGWASVPNATYRPRTQAEIDVILATQDLN; from the coding sequence ATGCTGGTTGCGCCGTCAGCCCACACCATCGACCCAAGCACTGGCGCGCTCGCAGCGCACACCGGCCGGTACCAAAAAAACCTGTCGGACTTGCAAGGCATTTATGCTGATGGCGAGGCCTTTGAGCGCACCTTGAAAGACTACGGCGACCGGGTCGTCTACACCGTGGAAGATGTGCGGCCCGAAGCAAGTTCCGGCGATCTGATCTTCGGCACCACCTTCATGGAACCCGGCCGCATTGAGAATGAATTCTTTATGACGCGCGGGCACATTCATGCCACTGCCAACCGGCCGGAGACCTATTATGGCGAGTCGGGTGAAGGCTTGATGCTGATGGAATCACCCGATGGGCAGGTCTCCATCCTCGAAGTGCGGCCAAAGACGATGGTCTATGTGCCGCCGCTCTGGATTCATCGCTCGGTCAACACCGGCAGCGCACCCTTGGTGATGAGCTTCTGCTACCCTGTCGATTCCGGCCAAGACTATGACGTCATCGCCAAATCAGGTGGCATGGCCGTACGCATCATCGCCGATGGCGACGGCTGGGCCAGCGTTCCCAACGCCACTTACAGGCCGCGCACTCAAGCCGAGATCGACGTAATCCTCGCCACGCAGGATCTTAACTGA
- a CDS encoding lipoyl domain-containing protein, whose amino-acid sequence MTTPILVPQLGNEITEAEVTEWVASEGDTLKSGDLIVVITTTKMAIEIEAPADGKLSTIAMPEGEIVEVGVTLGEIT is encoded by the coding sequence ATGACAACGCCCATCCTTGTGCCGCAGCTCGGCAATGAAATCACCGAGGCTGAAGTGACCGAATGGGTCGCATCCGAGGGTGATACGTTGAAAAGCGGTGATCTGATCGTTGTCATTACGACCACCAAAATGGCCATTGAGATCGAAGCGCCGGCCGACGGCAAGCTGAGCACCATCGCCATGCCCGAAGGCGAAATCGTTGAAGTTGGCGTGACCTTGGGAGAGATCACCTAG
- the ugpC gene encoding sn-glycerol-3-phosphate ABC transporter ATP-binding protein UgpC — MSHVELKDVTKDFGDVNVIPPLSLTIEQGEFIVLVGPSGCGKTTTLRMLAGLELPTSGQISIAGKDVTFVRPGERDCAMVFQNYALYPHMSVRDNIGYAMKVHGTEKAVIAERVGEAAKLLGLDPYLDRKPKNLSGGQRQRVAIGRALVRQPEVFLFDEPLSNLDAKLRVDMRTEIKLLQRRLGTTAVYVTHDQVEAMTMADRVVVMRNGNIEQAAEPITLYEKPANLFVADFIGSPSMNVFKATIEDGAVKLGGQSLPLPPEEAQRLGNRGAVMFGIRPEHMRQSAHAATLTIDPVVIEPLGAHTLVLGTVNGEKVTAQVDPRFDVTVNESCPITVDMTQAHFFDPETELRL, encoded by the coding sequence GTGTCGCACGTTGAACTGAAAGACGTCACCAAGGACTTCGGCGACGTCAACGTTATCCCGCCACTGTCCCTGACCATCGAGCAGGGTGAGTTCATCGTGCTGGTGGGGCCGTCGGGCTGCGGCAAGACCACGACGCTGCGCATGCTGGCTGGCTTGGAACTGCCGACAAGTGGGCAGATCAGCATCGCGGGCAAGGATGTGACCTTCGTTCGTCCAGGCGAGCGCGATTGCGCAATGGTGTTTCAGAATTATGCGCTCTATCCGCACATGAGCGTGCGCGACAATATCGGTTACGCGATGAAGGTGCATGGCACCGAGAAGGCGGTGATCGCCGAACGCGTCGGTGAGGCCGCCAAACTGCTCGGCCTTGATCCCTACCTTGACCGCAAACCGAAGAATCTTTCCGGCGGCCAGCGTCAGCGGGTCGCGATTGGCCGAGCATTGGTGCGCCAGCCGGAAGTGTTTTTGTTCGATGAGCCGCTCTCCAACCTGGATGCCAAACTGCGCGTGGACATGCGCACCGAAATCAAGCTGTTGCAGCGCCGCCTTGGCACGACGGCTGTCTATGTAACCCACGACCAGGTGGAAGCCATGACCATGGCCGACCGCGTGGTGGTTATGCGAAATGGCAATATCGAGCAGGCTGCCGAACCGATCACGCTGTACGAGAAACCCGCCAATCTGTTCGTTGCCGATTTCATCGGCTCGCCGTCGATGAATGTCTTCAAGGCCACTATCGAGGATGGCGCGGTGAAACTGGGTGGCCAATCCTTGCCTTTGCCACCGGAGGAAGCGCAGCGTCTTGGCAATCGCGGTGCGGTGATGTTTGGCATCCGGCCGGAGCACATGCGCCAGTCCGCGCATGCCGCGACGCTCACCATCGACCCGGTGGTGATCGAGCCGCTTGGTGCCCATACGTTGGTGCTTGGCACCGTGAATGGCGAGAAGGTCACCGCGCAGGTCGATCCCCGGTTTGATGTGACGGTCAACGAATCCTGTCCGATCACCGTCGATATGACACAAGCGCATTTCTTCGATCCGGAAACCGAGCTGCGTCTCTAA
- a CDS encoding MurR/RpiR family transcriptional regulator: protein MARTEVDDNLLEVITRSLPDLRKSERRVAEAVLSDPASALSVTLAELARRSNVSEPTVIRFAMAIGCEGFRDLRVKLARSLAFARTTSHSAISTADDLPALIGKVFDFNLSNLNWVSTRLDQEVIGEAVAVLSRANQIEFFGYGASAIVALDAQQKFPMFGVPCGAPLDGHQMLMTAAMLKPGDVAVAISNTGETEAVRRAARLARAQGATVIGISGSQSPLLEDCDIGLVIETLENTDIYTPTVSRLSAMVVIDILSTAVSLARDETEQKRFAAMKAVLAKTRAGQRDEDEA from the coding sequence ATCGCCAGGACCGAAGTTGACGACAACCTTTTGGAGGTCATCACGCGCAGCCTGCCGGACCTGCGCAAATCCGAGCGCCGGGTGGCCGAAGCGGTGCTCTCCGACCCCGCCAGCGCCCTTTCGGTGACGCTGGCTGAACTCGCCCGCCGATCCAATGTCAGCGAACCGACCGTCATCCGCTTCGCCATGGCCATTGGCTGCGAGGGTTTTCGTGATCTTCGCGTCAAACTCGCCCGTTCGCTTGCCTTCGCCCGCACGACATCCCATTCGGCGATTTCAACCGCCGATGATCTGCCAGCCCTCATCGGCAAAGTGTTCGACTTCAACCTTTCCAATCTCAATTGGGTCAGCACCCGCCTCGACCAAGAGGTCATTGGCGAGGCGGTCGCGGTGCTCTCGCGGGCCAATCAGATCGAGTTCTTTGGCTATGGTGCGTCGGCGATTGTAGCGCTCGACGCCCAGCAAAAGTTTCCAATGTTTGGGGTGCCGTGCGGCGCGCCGCTTGACGGTCACCAAATGCTCATGACCGCCGCGATGCTGAAACCTGGCGATGTGGCGGTTGCGATCTCCAACACTGGCGAAACCGAGGCCGTCCGCCGAGCCGCGCGCCTTGCCCGCGCGCAAGGGGCGACCGTCATCGGAATTTCTGGCTCGCAAAGCCCGCTGCTGGAAGACTGCGACATTGGCCTTGTCATCGAAACGCTGGAGAACACGGACATCTATACGCCCACCGTCTCGCGGCTGTCGGCCATGGTGGTGATCGATATTCTTTCAACCGCCGTCAGCCTCGCCCGCGATGAGACCGAGCAAAAGCGGTTCGCGGCCATGAAAGCGGTGCTCGCCAAAACACGCGCTGGCCAGCGTGATGAGGACGAGGCTTGA
- a CDS encoding extracellular solute-binding protein, with protein MKRLLLSTVAFAALGAGTAMACEPDYTGVTLNVSTQNGPAIASALAAAAVSWEERTCGTVNVIEFPFGELYPKFLTAMSQQTGDFDAIGFVPAWLPDFAPFLSTMPDALQEGSNWDDIHPVYRERLMVWNGEVKSATMDGDMHMLNLRADLLDNADEQAAFEAAYGYPLAAPVTWAQYYDQAEFFHRPDDGLFGTAEAYRRGGQQFWYFFSHAASYTNHPDNPGSMFFDPETMEAQINNPGWLRALEEYKRGLDYNPPGALNNGSGDVRPLYAGGTVAMNIDWADSGVLGSTEGSIEGHVRTAMLPGSTEIWNHVSGEWDSFDEVVHSPFLAFGGWQLAVPADSENPEAAWDFVAEVISPEVSGQAIVTANSGVNPYRFSHYENLENWSSVFSEEEAASYLGAQRASLDAPNVALDLRLPGFFSYTEVLEIELSRALAGEIEPQEALDRIAEEWDALTEEFGRDTQLAAYRASVGLPPM; from the coding sequence ATGAAGAGACTTCTACTATCCACCGTGGCTTTTGCAGCGCTGGGCGCTGGGACGGCCATGGCCTGCGAACCAGATTATACCGGTGTCACGCTCAACGTCTCCACGCAGAACGGCCCTGCCATTGCCTCGGCGCTGGCGGCGGCGGCTGTGAGCTGGGAGGAGCGCACCTGCGGCACGGTCAATGTGATCGAGTTTCCGTTCGGTGAGCTTTACCCGAAATTCCTGACAGCGATGAGCCAGCAGACCGGCGACTTTGATGCGATCGGGTTCGTTCCAGCCTGGTTGCCGGACTTTGCGCCCTTCCTGTCCACCATGCCTGACGCGCTGCAAGAAGGTTCGAACTGGGACGATATTCACCCGGTCTATCGCGAGCGGTTGATGGTGTGGAACGGCGAAGTGAAGTCGGCCACCATGGACGGCGACATGCACATGCTCAATCTGCGTGCCGACCTATTGGACAATGCAGACGAGCAGGCTGCGTTCGAGGCTGCTTATGGCTATCCGCTCGCGGCGCCGGTCACCTGGGCACAATACTACGATCAGGCGGAATTCTTCCATCGTCCCGATGATGGCCTGTTCGGCACCGCCGAAGCCTATCGCCGTGGCGGCCAGCAGTTCTGGTACTTCTTCTCCCACGCCGCCAGCTACACCAACCACCCGGACAATCCGGGCTCCATGTTCTTTGATCCGGAGACCATGGAAGCGCAGATCAACAATCCCGGTTGGTTGCGCGCGCTGGAAGAGTATAAGCGCGGGCTCGACTACAACCCTCCAGGGGCGTTGAATAACGGCTCCGGTGATGTGCGTCCGCTCTATGCTGGTGGCACGGTTGCGATGAACATCGACTGGGCGGATTCCGGCGTTTTGGGATCCACCGAAGGTTCGATTGAAGGCCATGTGCGCACCGCCATGCTGCCAGGTTCGACGGAAATCTGGAACCATGTGTCGGGCGAATGGGACAGCTTCGATGAGGTCGTTCACTCGCCGTTCCTGGCCTTTGGCGGTTGGCAGTTGGCGGTTCCAGCCGACAGTGAAAACCCCGAAGCAGCGTGGGACTTCGTGGCCGAGGTGATCAGCCCGGAAGTGTCCGGTCAGGCGATCGTGACGGCGAATTCCGGCGTGAACCCTTATCGCTTCAGCCACTATGAGAACCTGGAAAACTGGTCCTCGGTCTTCTCTGAAGAAGAGGCTGCCAGCTATTTGGGTGCCCAGCGTGCATCACTCGACGCTCCGAACGTGGCACTTGACCTGCGGCTGCCGGGCTTCTTCTCTTACACCGAAGTGCTGGAGATTGAACTCTCACGTGCTTTGGCTGGTGAGATTGAGCCGCAGGAAGCCCTCGATCGCATTGCCGAAGAGTGGGATGCTCTGACCGAAGAGTTCGGTCGCGACACCCAACTGGCCGCGTATCGTGCATCGGTTGGCCTGCCGCCGATGTAA